The proteins below are encoded in one region of Apteryx mantelli isolate bAptMan1 chromosome 25, bAptMan1.hap1, whole genome shotgun sequence:
- the AMPD1 gene encoding AMP deaminase 1 isoform X1: protein MTGWCPWPWEIFCSWRLMSKDCVEMDEAMRSFAQKVFASEVKDEEIRQEISPFDVEEICPISRQEMRVHMMHQESSATAEKRKKRLLRLKTIALAVPVAQKSMTRLSTIDEVISTSPLYQTVPDFQRVQITGDYASGVTVEDFEVVCKGLYRALCIREKYMEKSVQRFPRTPSQYLRTIEGEVWRASDAGPVFTPPVKDGQDPFATEDLEEDLGYHIQMKDGVVYIYSDKAAADRNEPKDLPYPSLEHFIDDMNFLLALIAQGPVKTYTHRRLKFLSSKFQVHEMLNEMEEMKELKNNPHRDFYNCRKVDTHIHAAACMNQKHLLRFIKKSYRVDADRVVYDAKGKQLTLKQLFQQLGLHPYDLTVDSLDVHAGRQTFQRFDKFNAKYNPVGASELRDLYLKTENAINGEYFATIIKEVGSDLEDAKYQHTEPRLSIYGCSAEEWSRLASWFNKHRVYSPNMKWMIQIPRIYDVFRSKNFLPHFGKMLENIFVPVFEATVNPQAHKELSVFLRHITGFDSVDDESRHSGHMFSTKSPKPEQWTCEKNPSYTYYVYYTYANILVLNNLRRQRGMNTFLFRPHCGEAGAVTHLLAAFMTADNISHGLNLKKSPVLQYLYFLAQIPIAMSPLSNNSLFLEYAKNPLPEFHQKGLMVSLSTDDPMQFHYTKEPLMEEYAIAAQVFKLSTCDMCEIARNSVLQCGLSHEEKATFLGENYQAEGPQGNDIRKTNVAQIRMAYRYETWCYELNLIAEGLKHD, encoded by the exons ATGACTGGTTGGTGTCCATGGCCCTGGGAAATCTTTTGCAGCTGGCGTTTGATGTCTAAAGATTGCGTGG AGATGGATGAGGCAATGCGGTCCTTCGCACAGAAGGTCTTTGCCTCAGAGGTGAAAGATGAGGAGATCAGGCAGGAGATCTCACCTTTTGATGTGGAAGAGATCTGCCCTATCTCGCGCCAGGAAATGAGAGTGCACATGATGCATCAGGAGAGTTCTGCCACAGCGGAGAAGCG GAAGAAGCGCCTGCTCCGCCTGAAGACAATTGCACTGGCTGTCCCTGTGGCTCAGAAGTCCATGACCAGACTGTCCACTATTGATGAGGTCATCTCCACCTCCCCCCTGTACCAGACTGTGCCTGACTTTCAGCGGGTACAGATCACAGGGGATTATGCCTCTGGG GTGACAGTTGAAGATTTTGAAGTTGTCTGCAAAGGTCTGTACCGTGCCCTGTGCATCCGGGAGAAATACATGGAAAAGTCTGTGCAGAGATTCCCCAGGACCCCATCTCAGTACCTGCGCACTATTGAAGGCGAGGTCTGGAGGGCGAGTGACGCTGGTCCAG TGTTCACTCCACCAGTGAAGGATGGACAAGATCCCTTTGCAACTGAGGATCTGGAGGAAGACCTGGGGTACCATATCCAGATGAAGGATGGAGTAGTTTACATCTACAGTGATAAGGCAGCAGCTGACAGAAACGAGCCAAAGGACCTTCCTTACCCCAGCCTTGAGCACTTCATTGATGACATGAACTTCCTCTTGGCCCTGATTGCGCAGGGACCTGT TAAGACCTACACTCACCGGCGCCTGAAGTTCCTCTCATCCAAGTTCCAGGTGCATGAGATGCTGAATGAGATGGAGGAAATGAAAGAGCTGAAGAACAACCCCCACCGAGACTTCTATAACTGCCGGAAG GTAGACACACACATCCATGCTGcagcctgcatgaaccagaagcACCTTCTGCGCTTCATCAAGAAGTCATATCGTGTGGATGCTGACCGGGTAGTTTATGATGCCAAGGGCAAGCAGCTCACTCTGAAACAGCTTTTCCAGCAGCTCGGTCTGCATCCCTATGACCTGACAGTGGATTCCCTGGATGTCCATGCT GGGCGGCAGACATTTCAGCGCTTTGACAAGTTCAATGCCAAGTACAACCCCGTGGGTGCAAGCGAGCTGCGTGACCTCTATCTTAAGACAGAGAATGCTATCAATGGCGAGTACTTTGCTACCATCATCAAG GAGGTTGGCTCTGATCTGGAGGATGCCAAGTACCAGCACACAGAGCCTCGACTCTCAATCTATGGGTGCTCAGCTGAGGAGTGGTCCAGGCTGGCCAGCTGGTTCAACAAACATCGTGTCTATTCCCCCAACATGAAGTGGATGATCCAGATACCCAGAATTTA TGATGTGTTCAGGTCTAAGAACTTCCTCCCACACTTTGGGAAAATGCTGGAAAATATCTTTGTTCCTGTGTTTGAGGCAACTGTCAATCCTCAAGCCCACAAAGAACTGAGTGTCTTTCTACGTCAC ATCACTGGCTTTGACAGCGTGGATGATGAATCCAGGCACAGTGGACACATGTTCTCCACCAAAAGTccaaagccagagcagtggacctgtgagaAGAACCCATCCTACACCTACTATGTGTACTATACGTATGCCAACATCCTGGTGCTTAACAACCTACGCAG GCAGCGTGGTATGAACACTTTCCTCTTCCGACCACACTGTGGGGAAGCTGGGGCTGTCACACACCTTCTTGCAGCCTTCATGACAGCAGATAATATCTCCCATGGCCTCAACCTCAAGAAG agccCAGTGTTGCAGTATCTGTACTTCCTTGCCCAAATTCCCATCGCTATGTCCCCACTCAGCAATAACAGCCTCTTCCTGGAGTATGCAAAGAACCCATTGCCTGAATTCCACCAGAAGGGTCTCATGGTGTCCCTTTCTACTGATGACCCTATGCAGTTCCATTACACCAAG GAGCCCCTCATGGAGGAGTACGCCATTGCTGCTCAGGTCTTCAAGCTCAGCACCTGTGACATGTGCGAGATCGCCAGGAACAGCGTTCTGCAGTGCGGGCTCTCCCACGAG GAAAAAGCCACGTTCCTGGGAGAGAACTACCAGGCGGAAGGGCCGCAGGGCAACGACATCCGCAAGACGAACGTGGCCCAGATCCGCATGGCCTATCGCTACGAGACCTGGTGCTACGAGCTCAACCTCATCGCCGAGGGCCTGAAACACGACTAG
- the AMPD1 gene encoding AMP deaminase 1 isoform X2, with product MYSAFWKDSSVEFPVCQDGEFLSPLCSCMFFGLFWKIKSFFPGRQDSNVQSMTGWCPWPWEIFCSWRLMSKDCVEMDEAMRSFAQKVFASEVKDEEIRQEISPFDVEEICPISRQEMRVHMMHQESSATAEKRKKRLLRLKTIALAVPVAQKSMTRLSTIDEVISTSPLYQTVPDFQRVQITGDYASGVTVEDFEVVCKGLYRALCIREKYMEKSVQRFPRTPSQYLRTIEGEVWRASDAGPVFTPPVKDGQDPFATEDLEEDLGYHIQMKDGVVYIYSDKAAADRNEPKDLPYPSLEHFIDDMNFLLALIAQGPVKTYTHRRLKFLSSKFQVHEMLNEMEEMKELKNNPHRDFYNCRKVDTHIHAAACMNQKHLLRFIKKSYRVDADRVVYDAKGKQLTLKQLFQQLGLHPYDLTVDSLDVHAGRQTFQRFDKFNAKYNPVGASELRDLYLKTENAINGEYFATIIKEVGSDLEDAKYQHTEPRLSIYGCSAEEWSRLASWFNKHRVYSPNMKWMIQIPRIYDVFRSKNFLPHFGKMLENIFVPVFEATVNPQAHKELSVFLRHITGFDSVDDESRHSGHMFSTKSPKPEQWTCEKNPSYTYYVYYTYANILVLNNLRRQRGMNTFLFRPHCGEAGAVTHLLAAFMTADNISHGLNLKKEPLMEEYAIAAQVFKLSTCDMCEIARNSVLQCGLSHEEKATFLGENYQAEGPQGNDIRKTNVAQIRMAYRYETWCYELNLIAEGLKHD from the exons ATGTATTCAGCATTTTGGAAAGACTCCAGCGTGGAGTTCCCAGTGTGCCAGGATGGTGAGTTCTTGTCACCCCTATGTTCATGTATGTTTTTTGGATTATTTTGGAAAATTAAGAGTTTCTTTCCTGGCAGGCAGGATTCCAATGTTCAGAGTATGACTGGTTGGTGTCCATGGCCCTGGGAAATCTTTTGCAGCTGGCGTTTGATGTCTAAAGATTGCGTGG AGATGGATGAGGCAATGCGGTCCTTCGCACAGAAGGTCTTTGCCTCAGAGGTGAAAGATGAGGAGATCAGGCAGGAGATCTCACCTTTTGATGTGGAAGAGATCTGCCCTATCTCGCGCCAGGAAATGAGAGTGCACATGATGCATCAGGAGAGTTCTGCCACAGCGGAGAAGCG GAAGAAGCGCCTGCTCCGCCTGAAGACAATTGCACTGGCTGTCCCTGTGGCTCAGAAGTCCATGACCAGACTGTCCACTATTGATGAGGTCATCTCCACCTCCCCCCTGTACCAGACTGTGCCTGACTTTCAGCGGGTACAGATCACAGGGGATTATGCCTCTGGG GTGACAGTTGAAGATTTTGAAGTTGTCTGCAAAGGTCTGTACCGTGCCCTGTGCATCCGGGAGAAATACATGGAAAAGTCTGTGCAGAGATTCCCCAGGACCCCATCTCAGTACCTGCGCACTATTGAAGGCGAGGTCTGGAGGGCGAGTGACGCTGGTCCAG TGTTCACTCCACCAGTGAAGGATGGACAAGATCCCTTTGCAACTGAGGATCTGGAGGAAGACCTGGGGTACCATATCCAGATGAAGGATGGAGTAGTTTACATCTACAGTGATAAGGCAGCAGCTGACAGAAACGAGCCAAAGGACCTTCCTTACCCCAGCCTTGAGCACTTCATTGATGACATGAACTTCCTCTTGGCCCTGATTGCGCAGGGACCTGT TAAGACCTACACTCACCGGCGCCTGAAGTTCCTCTCATCCAAGTTCCAGGTGCATGAGATGCTGAATGAGATGGAGGAAATGAAAGAGCTGAAGAACAACCCCCACCGAGACTTCTATAACTGCCGGAAG GTAGACACACACATCCATGCTGcagcctgcatgaaccagaagcACCTTCTGCGCTTCATCAAGAAGTCATATCGTGTGGATGCTGACCGGGTAGTTTATGATGCCAAGGGCAAGCAGCTCACTCTGAAACAGCTTTTCCAGCAGCTCGGTCTGCATCCCTATGACCTGACAGTGGATTCCCTGGATGTCCATGCT GGGCGGCAGACATTTCAGCGCTTTGACAAGTTCAATGCCAAGTACAACCCCGTGGGTGCAAGCGAGCTGCGTGACCTCTATCTTAAGACAGAGAATGCTATCAATGGCGAGTACTTTGCTACCATCATCAAG GAGGTTGGCTCTGATCTGGAGGATGCCAAGTACCAGCACACAGAGCCTCGACTCTCAATCTATGGGTGCTCAGCTGAGGAGTGGTCCAGGCTGGCCAGCTGGTTCAACAAACATCGTGTCTATTCCCCCAACATGAAGTGGATGATCCAGATACCCAGAATTTA TGATGTGTTCAGGTCTAAGAACTTCCTCCCACACTTTGGGAAAATGCTGGAAAATATCTTTGTTCCTGTGTTTGAGGCAACTGTCAATCCTCAAGCCCACAAAGAACTGAGTGTCTTTCTACGTCAC ATCACTGGCTTTGACAGCGTGGATGATGAATCCAGGCACAGTGGACACATGTTCTCCACCAAAAGTccaaagccagagcagtggacctgtgagaAGAACCCATCCTACACCTACTATGTGTACTATACGTATGCCAACATCCTGGTGCTTAACAACCTACGCAG GCAGCGTGGTATGAACACTTTCCTCTTCCGACCACACTGTGGGGAAGCTGGGGCTGTCACACACCTTCTTGCAGCCTTCATGACAGCAGATAATATCTCCCATGGCCTCAACCTCAAGAAG GAGCCCCTCATGGAGGAGTACGCCATTGCTGCTCAGGTCTTCAAGCTCAGCACCTGTGACATGTGCGAGATCGCCAGGAACAGCGTTCTGCAGTGCGGGCTCTCCCACGAG GAAAAAGCCACGTTCCTGGGAGAGAACTACCAGGCGGAAGGGCCGCAGGGCAACGACATCCGCAAGACGAACGTGGCCCAGATCCGCATGGCCTATCGCTACGAGACCTGGTGCTACGAGCTCAACCTCATCGCCGAGGGCCTGAAACACGACTAG